The Chitinophaga sp. Cy-1792 genome contains the following window.
TGCAGCATTTAACCATTCGGTATCTATTTTCCGCCACGCTTCTGCCGGATTATCATAAAGCTCAGTAGTAAATGCAGCATTATTGTCAGCGATAAATACGGCATCAAAGGGTTGCGTGAAGGTATCCGGGTTGCTGATGGCATGTACAGCAGCAGCAAAAGCATCATCTTCATCCAACTCTTTATTGTGGTCATATGATTCTCCTTTGCCCCCTGTCTGTACATTTATTTCCTTTTCCCAATTTTGAGGCGGTCCCAGCACATATATTTTAATCCCTTCTAAATCCGGTGCCATATCAATGATATCCCCCGGGCCTAAGTAGTCAATATTATTTTTAGCAATTTCATCTTTTACTACTTTCATACCGGCCAAACCACCCACATAATTTCCCTCTTTGATATCATTATGTAATTCATTTAGCTGATTCAGGGAAGCAACAAATCCCTGGCGCAAGGAAAGGCTATTCTTACCATCATATTCCTTCTTCATTGTTTCTGCATACTGTGGGTCATTGATCAGCAGCTGAAGCTCATTGGTGGCTATCGCCAGCGCTTTCTTCTTGTCACCAAAGTCTTTTTGCCATTTCTTTACTTTAGCACTCTTATCATCTTCCGTCCACCCCATCCAGATCCGGTCTATCTCAAAATCCTTTGTCAATAATTCCCGGCAAACATCGAATCCGTATACATGGTCTTTGTGTTCATGCGTTACCACCAGTACATCGATATGATTATCTACGTAGGCTTTCAAATCTTGGATATATTCCGTCAGCTTCTCCTTACTTCCTAACCAGGTACCGCAATCAATCATCATTTTATACTTTTCCTTCTTCCCTTCAAAAAACTTCAGGATAAAGCAATCTCCGGTACCCATCCGATACATTCTTACTGTAACACTTATTTTCTTTGGCATAACTATAAGTTAATGTTGATGTAAAAATGCAAATGGCTCCGACAAAAGGTCAATAGTATCACCAAAAAAACCATTTGTCATGTTCAGGGAAGCATCTGCTTTAAATTGATGTTGACTTTCTACTCTTTTACGGTCTATCTTCCTGTCGCCACGTTCCAGTAGTTCCATATCCAGCAGCGGTTTGCTGATAACGTACTTGAGCTGTAGTGTGTCCAGGTCAAAAATAAGGGTGCATCCACCATACAGCTCGAATCCGTTTTCAGGAGTAGTACCTTCATCAGTGCGTTTATAGGTACCGTTGAAGTTTCCGTCGCTGTCCAGTAAAACCCCTGACCGTTGAATGATGGAAAAGATAATCTGATTGATCTGGTTACCATCCGGGCCTATCCGCGAAATTAATCTCAGGTTCTGCACATAAAAGGAAGGCTGTCGCGTACCATAAACTGTGGAAGTCCGTATACCCAAATTTTCCCAGCCATTGTTAAATATGAGGCCTGTTAATTTTTCAAATGCCGAAGAACCTTCAAATTTAATACCCAGGCGTTCATGTAAGGGTAGCTGATTTTTATGTCGTTCATCTTTTTTGTCATAAGACTTCCCCATATAACCTTTTGTTCTTAAATAGATTTCCTTCCTGTCAGTCTCATACATCAGGTCGGCCCTGAATTCTCTCAGGAAATCAGCCAGGATTTTAAGCAAGCCTGGCAAAGTATCATCGGTAAATGGTCTGAAGGAATGGCGCAAGCTATCAACGCTTAGATTTTTGATACCATCCGGATAAATGCCTCTGCGCCTGAATGCATCAATAAAGAACAGCCGGTAGTTCCTGTTATCATCCGCGACCAGGTCGATATCAGCCGTTATGATGGCGCGTAAAAAATCGCCGAAGGTGATATCTACCGGCGGACAATAATCAAGTGCCCGGATACACATTTGCAGTACCTGGTTGGCAATTTTCGCTGCCTCTGCAGCGAGGCGGTTTACCAGGTCCGGATGAAGCTCTCCCTGTGGCAGTATGCCTGTACCATTGGTGGCAATACGTAATAAATCAGCGACCTGTTTTTTATAAATATTTATAAATGCTTCAAATATTGCTGCCACCAGTATGCTGCCGCGGGCATGGGGTTCCATTATGGTGCGGTACTCATCAACCTCCGGCTTTTTGGGATGCCATACGCCTGCTTCATCTGTATAACCGATGGCATCACGCAAGCTTCCATAATTTCCAACGGCCATACCGAATTGCTGGGCGAGCTTGCCTAATGAATTCTGTGCTGCCAGGTCTCCTTTGGTATCTGCCAGTTGTTTTTTTAATACCTCCGGAAAACTAAAATGCTGGAACAGCGCTACGATATCTGCAAAGGCTTCATGAAAGGCCAGCACGTCAGGATTGGTAGGCAGGTTGTATTGCCGGTGCATCCCATCCAGGATAGCATGTGTGGTTTCATGTGCAATAATATCATGGCTAAGGCAGGTAAACACCAGGGATCCCGGCATCTGTAACGAGTTATCCGCCGGCATTGCAGAGAAATAACCAAAAAGCAATGCTTTCTTAACCGGGCTATAATAGGCATTAGCAGCCCGCAGTGCATGTGGATATATTCTCAGTCGCTGTACATATTCCATGTCCTGCAACCCATTTTTTCTTCTGGGCGCCCAGATGACTTTCCGGCCAAGTGCACGTTCAAAATTCCTGATCGTCGTCATTGCAACTGCATACACCATCTGCTGATGAAACTGCGGATTACTCTCACTTGGCGGCAATCCATCCTGCGCCAGCAAATACGGATCATTTAAATCTACCGGCTGATAGAATTGTTTAGTGGTAGGATCGAAGTCAACAACTTCTATGTACTCTCCAACTGGTCCGGGGCCCTGCGCACTTCCCGCATCAGCCTTATTCCCGGGCTTAGCAGATAAGTTCTCCCAGGGTATTTTATAAACTATTTCATTAAAATCTGCTGTATCTGCCTGTTGTGAAAAGGCAGGATCAAACGCATATCCACGTAATTTACGGTATGGGGGTCGGGGAATATTCATCATCATTATTTTACGCTTACAATACAGTACAGGTAAAGAATTATTTAACTCATGCTATAAGAATAACTGATCAGCGCCGGACAGTATAATTTTATTTGTAACTCCGTGAGGTTTTCTGCCTGCCTGATCAGACAATCAATTTTTCTGGCAGACAAGGCAGTAAGATTAGTACCTACACTTCTTGCCAGTTGCCATTCTTCGGCTGATAAGTCTCGTTCTTTTATCAGCGCATAGTTTGTTTTTTGTTCCAGACTGCTGCGGATTTCGTTGGCATAAGTTGTAGGATCAGTCAGCCACGCCGGATCTAAGTCATGTGCATCGACCACTGCAGGCAGTATATTACCTGCTATCAGGTTATTTACAAAACCGGGAATAATTTCATCCAGCTTCCAGCCTAAAGAATAGTAGGCAATAGGTTTTGCTGCCCCACCCACATTCCTGTAGATATTCTGCTGCATCTGGGAAGCTTTGATACGGTACATAAACAGGTCGACAGTACGCAGGAGTAATGACAACACATTCGGATATTTTTTATCTGCCTTAAAATTACCACCGGCATCTGACGTAATAATTGTCTCGCATTCATAACTGCTTTTGTTCTGGGTCAGTTTATGAATACCCTGATTATCGTATACGCCGCCATCTACCAACGCCGGGCGTACCCGTTTACTATCTTCCGGATTTTTAAAAAAAGCAGTATCAATAAATACAGGTGAGAAGGCAAAAGGCACACAGCTGGAGGCCGTAACAGCCCTTGATACCGGGAACATTTCATGTTTGAAATACACCGGCGGTTTAAAATCCTTCTCAAATTCATAGGCCGAGTCAGACATCTTATACTGGGAAAAAGTAAAAGGACGCCCGGTATGTAGGTTCGACGAGCCGATAGCAATTATTGGCTTACCTGGCAGTATATCTTTCAGCGTCTGGCCATGATAAAAAAAGGCATCGTACGCCTTTTCAACAGCCTGACTTACCGGGAATATAAGATACTGGAAAAAATAAAGCAGTATAAAAAACAGCGCCAGTACCGGGAAGCATAACCAGGAATAAGCGGTAAGCGTCAGACAAAAACTCCCCCCGATAAATAGTACCAGGAATAATAATGTACGAATAAAAATAAACGACTGCAGGATATGGCCGATCACACATTTTGTGCGAAGCTTTTCCTTCATCTCCTCGTGAAAAGATGGGAAATCCCCCTTATGCAGGCACCAGGCAGCACCCGTGATAGAACCACCTGAAATGGTAGACAACACCTCTACCCTATTGAGAATTTGCATCTCATCCAGCTTTTTAAGGGTACCAAGATGAAATGCTGCGGCGCGGTAACCACCACCGGAAAGGGATAATCCAAGTTTTTTAGGCATAGCAGATCTATTTATAGGACAAAAACAAGATTTGAAATATCGTTGGCATCACAAAGAAGATAATAACACTATTATCCGGGGATCAACACAACACACTGAATCTTTGATTGTCGGGGCTCATGCTGCATTATTTCAACATCGCGGAATATTTCTACAGTATAAAATCAGGTTACAGTTTCACACCATGATCCTTGGTCGCTATTAATTGAAGCCTAAATTATTAAAAAAAATGGAAATGCAAATACAACTTACCGGGTAATATCCAACCTGGCCTGATACCAGGTACAATAATAGTAACCGCTGTATGAACACAAGGCCATACAGCGGTTACCTGCATAACTATAACTATCTATACCAGCACCAGCTGCCTGTTATAATTCATCTTAAATTCTTTCGGTGTACAACCTTTCCTGCGCTTAAACAGTTTATTAAAATTCGCCATATTATTAAACCCGCAATGGTAGGCAATTTCTGCAATGGTTAGCTGTGTGGAGATCAGCATACGGGTTACGTTACCCAGCCTGATTTCCATGAGGTTTTCTGTAAAGGTGAAGCCGGTCTGTGCTTTTATAAAGCGGCTGAATGAGGCTTCAGACATGTTTACAATCCGTGCTATTTCTGATAAGCCTATCTGGCTGCCGTACCGGCGTGTCATAAATTCGAAAGCCTTCTCCAGCCGCTGGCTTTCGTGTGTAACGGTACCACGGCTGAAAGTAGCGTCAGAGAGCAGGGTATTGTTCCTGGCAGTAGATAAATCGTGCAACAGGGATAACAGCTGTATGAACGAATCAAAGCCACTCAGTTTTTCCAGGTCTATGATCCGCTGCTTTACCTGCGTGGCCACCTGTGGTGCAAAGGCAAGGCCGCGTCCTGCCAGCTCCAGCAATTTCCGGATGGAGCGCAGCTGGTCCTTCTCCAGGAAATTCTGGGAAAACAAATCCTTATGAAACTGTACAGTTACCTCCAGCACGTCTTCGTCATGGTCCCTTTCCGTAAACCAGCCATGGGGCAGGTTCGGCCCGATCAGCACCAACTCCACATCTGCTATATGCCCGATATGGTCGCCTACAATCCGCTGAATCCCCTTTCCGCCAATGATCAGGTTCAACTCCATTTCCTCATGCGAATGCAGGGGAAAAGAAAAAGAACGCTTACGACGCGAAAAAATAGAGAAACAATCATGTGCCCCTAATGGTGTTATCTCCCTCATTACTTTCTTAAACAGGAAACGATCGTTAAACATGGAATTCATTTTTTGTAGCTTGTTTGTTGTACCGTTTCAATATTATTAAGTGCAGCCGCTTTCCCTTTGATTTACAGTGCAGGGTTCTTGAAATATAGTCCAGATTTTAAAAGACAAATAAAAAATCACATATCAATCATCTAAATACATATATATTAAAAATATATTTTAATGAGATCCCTGTCATAGATATATTTGGAAAGATTTATCCGGCAGTAATTTTTTATCAACCAATGTTGTTCCACGTCGTGAAATAATACGAATCCGTGCCTGTATGCCAGCATATGTAAGAATTAAAATACTCCTGCTGCTGTTACTGACCAGTTACCAGGTAGCAGTACCGCAGTCGGCCAACTATAACTTCTATAATATCTCTACTGATAATGGTCTTCCTACCAACGACTATCAGAAGATCTATTATGATTCCCGCGGTTTTTTATGGCTGGCATCTTTTGATGGCCTGTTCAGATGGGACGGCTATACGATCACCAAATACCTCCACAACGAGCAGGATAGTCTGACCCTGAACAACAACATTGTGCATTCCATCTATGAAGACAGCCAGCACCATCTTTGGGTGGGCACCATAGACGGACTGCATGTATACGATCCTGCCCTGGATGTTTTCCGGCGTATCCCGCTCAACAAAAGCAATGATAAAATCCCTGTCAACGCCATTTTGGAAGATGACATGCAGCAGCTATGGCTGGGTACTTCCAATGGTCTGTGCCATTTCAATACGGCCACCATGCAGGCGGACTGGCTGCCAGGACAGGGCCCCGAAAACATCATCTTCTGCCTGACAAAAGGCCAGGAGCATACCATCTGGGCTGGCACATTCAATAAAGGCGTGATACGGTTCAATACCCGCAACCGCGATTTTCAATACTTCAGAAATACAGCACAGCAACCACACCTGCTGGCAAGTAATAAAATTCAGTGTATACTGTCGGACAGGCAGCAACGTATATGGGTGGGCACGGAAGACAGAGGCATCACCGTTTTGGACGGGGCAGGAAAACAACTGGCCAGCTTCGACAATATCCCCGGGGGCCAGGATGCAGGCCATAGCAATATCCGTTGCCTGTATGAAGATAAAGCCGGCACGATCTGGATTGGTATAGGAAGAAAGCAAATAGCCACCGTGGCAGCGGGAACCCTTCAGCCACGGACTTTTAACGGCAAATCACAAAATAACGGGCAACCGGAACTCAATACCATTACGGCTGTCACCGAAGACAATTTCGGCAACACCTGGTTTGCATCTGCCGGCAACGGCATCTTCAGCACCAACAACAATAAAAACATATTTACTAACGCCCTCGGACATACGGCCGCATTGCCAGGACTCAACACCACCGTGGTCACCGCGCTTCATGAAGACAGGCGCCATAAAATCTGGATCGGCACTGCCGGCAATGGCCTCCTCAGCTACGACCCTGATAAGGCCGGCGCCATTGCCCCCTCCCCGCTTTATGGAAACCTCGCTGTCAATGATATCCAGGAAGATGCCTCCGGCAACCTCTGGGTAGCTACCTGGGCGGATGGCCTGATCCAATACGATCCGGCCACCGGCAAAAAAACAAAATACCTCCACGACCCCGCCAATAACCAGTCGCTGATCAACAACGATGTAAAAACCATTCTGGCCGACGATAGTCTGCTCTGGATCGGCACACATGGTGAAGGCATCTGCGTATTAAATCTGCAAAACAAAATATTTACCCATTATAAAAATAACAACAGGTACCCCTTCAATATGCAATTACCCGCATGGGTCAACCACCTGTATAAAGACGCCAGGCAACGCATCTGGATCAGTACCTACAGCGGTATTTTCTGCTACGACAGGAAAACATTCCATCAATTTCAGCATAACAACGACAGCAACAGCATCAACAGCAATTCTGTCAATATGGTTACCAGCGATCAGCAGGGAAACATCTGGATTGTTACGGAGCAGGGGCTGGACAGGTACGAAGAAACCACCGGGCACTTCGTCCATTACAACGCCAGGTATCCCCTACCCGTTTCCATGAAATCTATCGCCTGCGACGACCAGCAAAACCTCTGGATGGGCACTAATGAAGGGCTGATTTGCTTACAGCCGGCCACCGGGAAAATTATCCGTTATGATAAAAATGACGGATTACCGCAGCAGACCTTCTTCCAGAAAGCCGCGCTGAAAGCCAGTAACGGGCAGTTATACTTCGGCGGCCCTAAAGGGTTCAGCACCTTTCGCCCAGGTAGCATTGCCGCTACGCCGGCGCCAGCCTACTTCTATTTCAAGGACCTGTCTATTTTCGGTGAGCAGCAACGCCCCGGCCGTACCAACAGCGCTTTAAGCCGCAGCCTGTTCCTAACGGACACGATTACACTAACGCAAAAGCAATCCTTCTTTACCATTGCCTTTGCAGCCATCAACCTCTATGCGCCGGAAAAAATAAAATACAGCTATAAACTGGAAGGCTATTTTAACGACTGGATAGACGTAGTAGATGAACGCAAGATATCCTTTGCACATCTTCCCCCCGGCCATTACCACCTGCAGGTACGGTATACAGATATATATGGCAACTGGCTGCCTCCGGCGAAACCGCTTGTCATACATATTCTTCCTTACTGGTGGCAGACCTGGTGGTTTTACGTATTGTCGTTCCTGTTAGTGGTCATTGCTATCATCAGTATATTTTACTGGCGCGTTGCCAATGTAAAAAAGAGAAACCGCCTGTTGAAGGAAGAGGTTAAAAGACAAACCCAAAAGTTACTGGAAAGTCATACTTCCCTGCTGGAACAGCATGATAAAATATCCTCGCAAAAAGAAAAGCTGGAAATCTCCTATGAAGAAATTGTAAGACAGACAGATAAAATTCTGGAACAGCAATTACAGATTTCTGATCAGAATAAAGACCTGGAAATTGCTGTTTCCCAGCTGGAGAAATTAAATAAATCCAAAGACTACTTCTTTTCCATTCTGGCCCATGACCTGAAAAACCCTGTGGCGGCGCTAAAAGAGCTGTCGGGTTATTTGTACAATCATATGCCTTCCATTGAAGGTCCTGACCTACGTCAGTACCTGAAAAACATGCACGCCTCATCTGCACATGTATTTGAGCTGCTTGTAAATCTGCTGAGCTGGTCCATGTCGCAGTCGAAACAACGGCAATTACATCCTGAAGCCTGCAACCTGGCTACCATCATTCATAATAATGCCGCGCTCCTGGAAAATCATTCTACCAACAAACATATACACCTGGTAGACCAGACACAGGACCATTGGATATTTGCAGACAGGCAGATGATGGATGTTATTATCAGAAACCTGCTTTCCAACAGTATCAAATTCACGGACTATGGCGGCAGCGTAACTGTTAAAAGCAGGCAGGAAGCGGATTACATCTACCTGGACATCATCGATACCGGCATCGGTATGAATGAACATATGCTGGCACATTTATTTGATGTAGATAAAAATATGGTGAGCAGAGGTACTGCCGGAGAGAAAGGTACCGGGCTTGGACTGGTCATCGTGAAAGACTTCCTGGAGGCCAACCATGGCACGATACAGGTATCCAGCGCACCGGGGAAAGGAACGGCATTTTCGCTGTGTATCCCTACAGCAGCGGCACCTGCCACTGCTGACATCAGCATTGCCCAGGCAACAGCCACACCAGCAGACACCTGGCAGCAGTTGAATACGGACAGGTTTATACAATTCCGCGGCAGAAAGATCCTGGTGGTGGAAGACAACAAAGATATGCGCGATTACCTGCGCCTGCTACTATCTGAGGTATTCGAAATATTTGAAGCCGCCGATGGCAGCAGTGGCATTGCGCTGGCACAGCAGGTACTGCCTGCCGCCATTATCACCGATCTGCTGATGCCGGGCATCAACGGTATTCAATTCTGTAAGGAGATCAAAACAACTACCGCTACCAGCCATATCCCCGTTATCATACTTACCAGCCAGGATACCGGCGAAATGCAGGCCAGCGGCTACGAAGCAGGCGCCGATGCCTACCTTACCAAACCCCTCAACGCAGCCGTGCTGGCACAGGTACTGATGGCGCAGCTACAGAAGCAGGACAGTACGTACAGGCGTTTACGTGAGCAGATCTTCAGCGATATGCCGTTATCTCCGGATATGCAGCAGTTGTCGGAAACAGACCAGGACTTTTTACAGCAGCTGATCCTGATGATCGAAGATCAGCTGGGCAACCAGGAACTGGATGCCAAAACGATTGCCAAAGGCTTGTTTGTGAGCAGAAGCCTGCTCTATAACAAAGTAAAAAACCTGACCGGGCAAACAGTACATGAGTTTATTAAGGCCATCCGCCTCCGTAAAGGCTTGCAGTTACTGCTGGAAGAAAATATGACGATTAACCAGATAGCCTTCGAAGTAGGCTTTAACAGCCATTCCTACTTCGACAAATGTTTTATCAGGCAATATGGTGTGGGCCCTAAAGAATATCTCAACAGGAAAAAGAAAGTCAGGACATAGAATAAGCATTATAATTCATCATTTGAGCATTAACCAGAGAGCCGCCTCCCGGCTACCTTTGGTAAGATGAAAAAATCGATTACTGCCATCCTTTGTTTGCTGTTGCCATTGGTATCCATGGCTTACGGCCACGACTCAACGAAGATTAACAGGGTATTGCTTACTACCAGTACCCCACGACTATACGAAAAGACGGAGTGGAATATTGACCTTACCGCCACCTACAACAATCCTTACGATCAGCGACAGGTAAAGCTGGACCTGCTGCTCAGCTCCCCGTCAGGCAAGCCTATTGTATTGCCGGCCTACTACGATGTTGCCAGCAAACAGTGGAAGGCGAGGTTTACACCCCAGGAAAAAGGACAGTATACCTACCATTTTGAACTGTTAACCAGCACAGATACCGTCAGCAGCGGCGAGGCTTCCTTTGTTGCGGCAGATAGTCACCGTAAAGGATTTCTGCATAAAAACGACTTATGGACATTTCGTTTCGATAATGGCGAACTATTCAGGGGATTGGGTGAAAACGTTGCCTGGGAATCCAGGAATTTTGAAGACGACAAATGGAGTTATGATTACCTGTTGCCAACGCTGGCAAGGAACGGCGCCAACTTCTTCCGCACCTGGATGTGCTACTGGAACCTGCCCCTGGAATGGAAACAGCCACGCAATACAAAACGATATACCGCCTCCACTGAATATTTTAATCCGGCAGCCATACAACGCATGGACGAACTGGTGAACCTTTGCGATTCGCTGCATTTGTATTTCATGCTTACCCTCGACTGGCATGGTCATCTGATGGAACATGGCGGCTGGAAGCATAGTGCTTACAACAAGGCCAACGGGGGGCCTGCAGCAACACCGGCGGAATATTTCACCAGCATGCAGGCACAGGAGCAATACAAAAATAAACTGCGCTATATCGTTGCCAGGTGGGGGTACAGCACCAATATAGCTGTATGGGAATTTTTTAATGAAGTAGATAATGCCGCCTTCACCCAGCAGGATAGTTTGCTGATACCACCGGCTACCATTACCCAATGGCATTTGGAAATGAGCCGCTACCTGAAAGACATAGACCCATACAAACACCTGGTAAGTACGAGTATTTCACACCGTGATATTGTGGGACTGAATAGTATCCCGTATATCGATTTCAACCAGAAACATATTTACAAACACACGGAAAAAATACCCGACATCTACCCTGATTATATAGCGACCTATGGAAAGCCATATGTGGTGGGCGAATTCGGATACCGGTGGGAAGACCAGGACCCAAAATACGCCACAGCAGCAAGCTATGACTATAAACGCGGACTCTGGTACGGGCTATTCAGTCCTACGCCGGTATTGCCTATGTCGTGGTGGTGGGAGCTCTTCGACGACCTGCACCTAACCCCTTATCTGAAAAATGTAAGTATGATCAACCAGCAGATGTTGCAGGCCGGCAAAGGAAATTTTGAAAAGCTTCGTATACACTCGCCACTCCTGGAAACGTATGCATTAAAGTGCGGGCAGACTTATTTCGTATATGCGTTGAATAATACAGCTACACAACAGCAGGCAACCTTTAGTTTGTCCTTACCATCCGGGTACAGTCTGAAAGCGTTTTCACCTGCCAGCAGTCAGTGGCAGCAGCAGCCTTTTGTGCAGGAAGGGGAAAACATACGGCTGAATAGCGCGGTGGTAGCGTCTCACGAAGCAATGATCTATATTTTTTCACCCAAAAAATAACAACGGGCCCTCTTCTATCCTATAATTTTTCATTATTCCACAAAACACTACCAGTTATGAAAAGAATCCTCTCCGCCGTAGCAGCGTTTTTATTGTTAGCTACCATGAGCTGTAAAAAAGATGTTGCCGCAGACAGTGGCAACAACAAAACGATGCCACGTGCAGCAGTCCCTCAAAGTGCTTTCAGTCTGTGGGGCACCTGTAATGGCAAGCCTTACCTGATTTCAGGCAGTGATGGTATCTGTGTTCCTGTTGGCAATTGCAGCAGCGACATCGACGCCGCACAGCAGAATGGTGGCCAGAATGCCACCGGACTTCAATTCTATGGTTGTTTCAAAGGTGGCAGCAATGCCAGCAGCAGCGCCAGCGAGCAGGCTGTATTCCTTTGCGACAACGTATCACAATGGAATGGTAATGAGATGGGATTTGTAAAAACCCTTAACGACAATACGCTGAAAGGCTATCTGCAAGGGGGCGGCGCATATATCTATCAGACGATCTCTACCAACGACAATGGTTACCATACCTTTAAATGCCAGGCAAAGAGCAGCAATGTACACCAGGTAGATTTTTATGTCGATGGCACTTACAAATTTACATTAACCAACAACAGCGGTACCTACTATAACAACTGGTATTACTTTGTTGGTACCAATCACTGGTACGGTGGTTCCAGCAATACCGGCCAGCAGATTGAAATGTACAGCATGACAACTTTTTAATCAATCACGTATCTTAGGGCCCGGAGGGTGCATCCATTGCGGTGCACCCTTTTTATTTTCCGCAGCTAACATAAATGCCTGCACGCAAATTAAGTGCTTCCGTATAGGCAGCATTCATGCGGGTACCCGCAGTGCCGCCTTCTTTCAGGTACAGGGTTTCAGCACCATGACCCGTAGCGGCATAATGCCAGGTAGCACCTGCCAGCACACCAAACATATGATTACAGGCATATCGGCCCTGGAGCTGAAAGCGTATACCATATCCGTTAGCGTTATGCGCAAAACTAAGCGGGTGGCTGAATGCAGAAATAAGATTCCAGTTACCGGCAGCATAATATCGCTGCTGGTAATACGCTATACCAGGTATCAGCTGTAATTTTTTCTCCAGGGAGATATTGGCAAAAACACCCACAGCAACACCTTTCCAGGTATTTTTATAGGTAGAAGATAAATCCGCAGGAGTAGCGGCATCCGCAGGCAGCAGGTAATTGAGTTGCGCA
Protein-coding sequences here:
- a CDS encoding patatin-like phospholipase family protein, with product MPKKLGLSLSGGGYRAAAFHLGTLKKLDEMQILNRVEVLSTISGGSITGAAWCLHKGDFPSFHEEMKEKLRTKCVIGHILQSFIFIRTLLFLVLFIGGSFCLTLTAYSWLCFPVLALFFILLYFFQYLIFPVSQAVEKAYDAFFYHGQTLKDILPGKPIIAIGSSNLHTGRPFTFSQYKMSDSAYEFEKDFKPPVYFKHEMFPVSRAVTASSCVPFAFSPVFIDTAFFKNPEDSKRVRPALVDGGVYDNQGIHKLTQNKSSYECETIITSDAGGNFKADKKYPNVLSLLLRTVDLFMYRIKASQMQQNIYRNVGGAAKPIAYYSLGWKLDEIIPGFVNNLIAGNILPAVVDAHDLDPAWLTDPTTYANEIRSSLEQKTNYALIKERDLSAEEWQLARSVGTNLTALSARKIDCLIRQAENLTELQIKLYCPALISYSYSMS
- a CDS encoding AraC family transcriptional regulator, with product MFNDRFLFKKVMREITPLGAHDCFSIFSRRKRSFSFPLHSHEEMELNLIIGGKGIQRIVGDHIGHIADVELVLIGPNLPHGWFTERDHDEDVLEVTVQFHKDLFSQNFLEKDQLRSIRKLLELAGRGLAFAPQVATQVKQRIIDLEKLSGFDSFIQLLSLLHDLSTARNNTLLSDATFSRGTVTHESQRLEKAFEFMTRRYGSQIGLSEIARIVNMSEASFSRFIKAQTGFTFTENLMEIRLGNVTRMLISTQLTIAEIAYHCGFNNMANFNKLFKRRKGCTPKEFKMNYNRQLVLV
- a CDS encoding two-component regulator propeller domain-containing protein; translated protein: MPAYVRIKILLLLLLTSYQVAVPQSANYNFYNISTDNGLPTNDYQKIYYDSRGFLWLASFDGLFRWDGYTITKYLHNEQDSLTLNNNIVHSIYEDSQHHLWVGTIDGLHVYDPALDVFRRIPLNKSNDKIPVNAILEDDMQQLWLGTSNGLCHFNTATMQADWLPGQGPENIIFCLTKGQEHTIWAGTFNKGVIRFNTRNRDFQYFRNTAQQPHLLASNKIQCILSDRQQRIWVGTEDRGITVLDGAGKQLASFDNIPGGQDAGHSNIRCLYEDKAGTIWIGIGRKQIATVAAGTLQPRTFNGKSQNNGQPELNTITAVTEDNFGNTWFASAGNGIFSTNNNKNIFTNALGHTAALPGLNTTVVTALHEDRRHKIWIGTAGNGLLSYDPDKAGAIAPSPLYGNLAVNDIQEDASGNLWVATWADGLIQYDPATGKKTKYLHDPANNQSLINNDVKTILADDSLLWIGTHGEGICVLNLQNKIFTHYKNNNRYPFNMQLPAWVNHLYKDARQRIWISTYSGIFCYDRKTFHQFQHNNDSNSINSNSVNMVTSDQQGNIWIVTEQGLDRYEETTGHFVHYNARYPLPVSMKSIACDDQQNLWMGTNEGLICLQPATGKIIRYDKNDGLPQQTFFQKAALKASNGQLYFGGPKGFSTFRPGSIAATPAPAYFYFKDLSIFGEQQRPGRTNSALSRSLFLTDTITLTQKQSFFTIAFAAINLYAPEKIKYSYKLEGYFNDWIDVVDERKISFAHLPPGHYHLQVRYTDIYGNWLPPAKPLVIHILPYWWQTWWFYVLSFLLVVIAIISIFYWRVANVKKRNRLLKEEVKRQTQKLLESHTSLLEQHDKISSQKEKLEISYEEIVRQTDKILEQQLQISDQNKDLEIAVSQLEKLNKSKDYFFSILAHDLKNPVAALKELSGYLYNHMPSIEGPDLRQYLKNMHASSAHVFELLVNLLSWSMSQSKQRQLHPEACNLATIIHNNAALLENHSTNKHIHLVDQTQDHWIFADRQMMDVIIRNLLSNSIKFTDYGGSVTVKSRQEADYIYLDIIDTGIGMNEHMLAHLFDVDKNMVSRGTAGEKGTGLGLVIVKDFLEANHGTIQVSSAPGKGTAFSLCIPTAAAPATADISIAQATATPADTWQQLNTDRFIQFRGRKILVVEDNKDMRDYLRLLLSEVFEIFEAADGSSGIALAQQVLPAAIITDLLMPGINGIQFCKEIKTTTATSHIPVIILTSQDTGEMQASGYEAGADAYLTKPLNAAVLAQVLMAQLQKQDSTYRRLREQIFSDMPLSPDMQQLSETDQDFLQQLILMIEDQLGNQELDAKTIAKGLFVSRSLLYNKVKNLTGQTVHEFIKAIRLRKGLQLLLEENMTINQIAFEVGFNSHSYFDKCFIRQYGVGPKEYLNRKKKVRT
- a CDS encoding DUF5060 domain-containing protein, translating into MKKSITAILCLLLPLVSMAYGHDSTKINRVLLTTSTPRLYEKTEWNIDLTATYNNPYDQRQVKLDLLLSSPSGKPIVLPAYYDVASKQWKARFTPQEKGQYTYHFELLTSTDTVSSGEASFVAADSHRKGFLHKNDLWTFRFDNGELFRGLGENVAWESRNFEDDKWSYDYLLPTLARNGANFFRTWMCYWNLPLEWKQPRNTKRYTASTEYFNPAAIQRMDELVNLCDSLHLYFMLTLDWHGHLMEHGGWKHSAYNKANGGPAATPAEYFTSMQAQEQYKNKLRYIVARWGYSTNIAVWEFFNEVDNAAFTQQDSLLIPPATITQWHLEMSRYLKDIDPYKHLVSTSISHRDIVGLNSIPYIDFNQKHIYKHTEKIPDIYPDYIATYGKPYVVGEFGYRWEDQDPKYATAASYDYKRGLWYGLFSPTPVLPMSWWWELFDDLHLTPYLKNVSMINQQMLQAGKGNFEKLRIHSPLLETYALKCGQTYFVYALNNTATQQQATFSLSLPSGYSLKAFSPASSQWQQQPFVQEGENIRLNSAVVASHEAMIYIFSPKK